One Eurosta solidaginis isolate ZX-2024a chromosome 1, ASM4086904v1, whole genome shotgun sequence genomic window, TCGACTTACATGGGCTAATGGAGGTATTTCACGCCAATTTTGGCGTTCACGCATTTTTATTAGGGTGTTTATGACAccaacaaaatagcaaaattgaTAGCACCAAAACAAAAATCTTCCAAAAAAAATACGTGCTCAACATTATGAGGATTACTTTTACCGAAGAAAACTTTAGTTTTTAAGTAGGGATATGAAACAAGAAAGACAAGAAAAAAAAGCGGTTAGATTTTTCCGACACAATTAAAATATATCCagaaaattttacaacaaaaaagggatgattatttcaaaaaagaagaaaattaaaatgggGGGCGATTAAAACCCGGAAAATTTCATAACCGAAGTCGACAATGGGGTTGCGTGAACCCCAAATGGCGcaaaaaaaaaagggaattaacaaaaaaaatttcaaaaaaaaaattaaaaatctggCACTTACCCTCATAAAATCTATTCCACATCCATTATGCCGTTGGTTGAATTGTTTTACCGACGGACCCGATAGGTTTTATAAGGCCAAAAGccttttaaaaaaaacaagttttttttttctttttttctttaaaccggatctttttttttttaaacacaatcTCACTCTTATAATTCGCTTTACTTTTACGCGCACAGGGAAATACACTCTAACTACACATTAGGTACTTATTTTGTACGATGACGGACCGCGCAGCACAGACGAATTGGTGCAATAGACTTTTGGACTGATCTCTTTTCTACAGTCACACCCCCTTATATAGATAACAACATAGCAGATACACCGTTTTCTTGTGCCGTTTTCCTATTATCATCCTTAATCTCGACCGTAACCATAATAACCTATATCCATCCCTTTCCTGTACTCACCACGCTCGGAGCTACCCTATGGCTACCATCTGGCAACCCTTGGAAAAGAGCTTTTGCCAGTTCCTCTATTGTGAACATACCCCGTGTTTGACGTTTctcgtttgtttacatttttacgTGCGTGATAAATCTAAATGTTTTACcttttgctatttttgtgtaaTTATTTCTACTTACACTCAGTGGTgaagtgaatttaaaaaaaaaacaagaccccATTTCATGTGGTGCCCTTTTTTTACCCGAGAGTATGCGTCTGGACTGCCTGTAGAAGCAGCTACGGTGGTTCTTGACTTTAGCTCACAGCTGCTATGACTCGCCCAAGAAATATCGTGAGTATGTGCCCgcagacgcgctttggacccaggatcacgggTCCGAACGCTGAactcaaaaattttatatctgctaCGAGATATTTGCGGAAGAAATTGAAGAAAGaacttcatatggttgttgtaattttgagtgATTCGttacccaacacaaaaaaattgtgcacttagATAAGTGTTACGCTTTCATGCCCTCAATAATTAAagtgttttgttttctttctttattttatttcaggcTCCGGCGTTGAGGCGTAGAGGACGAGATGTTGGGACTTTGGGATgtcgagtttacgggaagtacACTTGCTTCGAAAAATGAATCTAAGGATTGTTACTTTTGCATACCTTTTTATTTCGTCTTTCTAGGTACTTTTGCCATTGACTTGGGAGTTCGGCCGTACCACTCGAGCGGGCCAAggtacgcccaacgcggggaacacccacaccctgacaaacaagtgcagaatatatacatttgtcaaaaaaaaaataaaaaattggactttatagagatttttatgctgattccaacggtaattctgcgtagtcggccgcgcttatacaaaataaccctgggctacgccatgccaagtccgggtgtgtggtataaccgtggctaccgccacggtgatgtccttctgcgtagtacacccttctgcgcagcaccccaaataatattacactacaattattaaaagtgttttacaaaaacaaaatacattaatagtgtatgtttgtttgcatttatgttgacgtgccaccaccttataatgttctaccaagataaaaagatattgttgctgagctggcaacactattcaccaccgtcatttgtttaattgcaacaacgaaaaaagcgacaatagtacctacgggttttccgcgaataacttttaaacgagataaaaaaaatgtagtttctgctttcgtaTTTTGAATCTTGACGCAATTACCGGttttttgataccgctatcggcatgtgcgacccgaattttaagtgcaggacttaagttgaaattttactaaatttggaaattaaaaagcttatatttcataaactaagagtttcctagagttgcggatgataattttgtgattttaggaccccctctacccctaaaaatcagcaaaagtttgaaaatcgtggcaccttatataaaatccaacccgcaACATTAATCGATCGCATTGgaaatggttatggatatgggtatggttacgactatggcgttaaggttaaggaagtttaattggcccttaatagTACGTCTCCACGGCACCAAAATTAAGTTGATTTCGGAAGATTATTAATTTCAGCCGAAATTAGCTCGAACTTAGTAATTTCGTTATGTATTAGGCATTCTTAATTTCATCGAAATTAAGGGCGAATTAAAGGTGCGTGCACACTTAGcggcgcgacatgtagcggcagcggcgcttcacttttttgcctatttgatcaacattgccgctcatggccgcgtcgcgtagtgctgctgccgctaggtgtgaattgttccataagaatacatgcaaataatattttgaagcgcagtgtagtgcagctcagtgtggccttagcttaagggcgaattaatggtgacttataaccataaagccataaccagataaatcagctgatcgaacctaccttatggaacggaatgtaatcgattaatggtgccataccataacgctaacgccatagccaatcaattggtttttggtttctcgccatatccataacctaaaaatatttgagttggtgaatttaataactttttttagattttcttcattgttttggatacgttatgactaagatacttattttttgtggaatatgtttgtaattttttgcgttttcatcatttttatgaaattttcacgatttttaggttaaggcaccattaatcgatcacattgagatggttatggatatgggtatggttacgactatggcgttagggttaaggaagtttaatttggcttttagaCAGAAATTGCATGTCAACGACATTAAAGCGTCATtagtgccgtttgtcgtatcacTGTAGTCGTttccctaacgtaaccctatacgataaATTGTTATCGATTAACGGGGCCTTAAcgtaaaaatcgtgaaaatttcataaaaacgaagaaaacgcaaaaaattacaaacatattccgcaaaaaataagtctcctagtcataacgtatccaaagcaatgaataaaatctacataaagttattaaattcaccaactcaaatatttttaagttatggatatggcgaaaaaccaaaaaccaattggttggctacgatacggttacgaccttagcgttacgatatggcacAAATAATCGattaacacccctattatgaactcatacgatacacgataaacgcttgcaatctgttataccatattatgaaataaatgctagcgtgtgaaacccgatcgttagcgtttatcgtttatcgtggtattgccatacgctaactatcgcatcaaccgttcaattttctacgctagccatcgttgataaatttttgcacgatacgttgggagctatttaaataaaagtaaatataaaattattacaaaatctaAAGGACCCAActaaagcctcattcccaacactctgttgcaacaccctgggcaagaagccttaaagtggcacaaaccttcaaaatatttgggatggatgacctatttttacgggcgcgcaaactgccttctatttctgttaagacatactctaacatcaattttgtttattaaactttttctttacttttagtatgtcagggacttacagtgtagagttcatttcaagaaaattggaagcatctctcaattttcttctttctatggCATCTATGCAAGTTTcttcaatttgttcatttgagtttatataaaaggtaacagaggttgcacaaaacattttattattacagcttttaaaaactttttccaCTTTCACGTACAAGATaaatgaattgttagtatttacgttttgttttgctatctgtttcgtatagattcacaaaaatttgtaaacaaaactctgctgtcattcacaatagtacatctatcgggcgtgtggaaatcgcaatatgaaagctaattttttacgatacgctagcaagcgtttatcgtctatcgtataaaaactcataataggggtgtaaatTGATTCCcctaaggttggtcgaatcagctgcgATAAGGTTACCGATCACAAATCACACATAgtagattgcgcattcacgagttcaaaattgcttcgttctgcggaTTACGTGACacttgactgtttgagcgaatgaaagaaagagcgacaaaaacaagagctaaaagaaaatgacattaaaattgcccataaaaaacagcggattttttgtttacatgcgcaatcttgtgtgtgtgatctGGGGTTgtccatgatggaattatagaaggtggcgcattgctcatgtaaaaattattttatgagcaatttttaagtcattttcctttagctcttgtttttttctcttttttttcattcgctgaagcagtcaattgtgacgtatatgcgcagaacgaagcaattttgaactcgtgaatgcacaatcttctctgtgtgatttgtggtgattaccgatacggttaccgataacgcaccaatatCTGCAGCTTTAAGCGGCAGtaacccacgaacgtacgtacaaaaaacgtgtcagctgacacgacctatcttatgagtgtgcaatgtaaacgaaaactcgccgacgtgcaacgcccgtacgtacgtagcccggaacgtagaaatcaaaacaattttgattttttccgtaagaacgtgtcagctgatcgctctctcactagacagagttgcctagtaaacttttgtgcgctaatttttgaaggttgcagttttatgcaaaaacacctaattaaagtttgaaaaattgtgaaaataattcgaaataattatgtaaaagtgcagattataaatatgtaatctatttatatttatttaatattaattccagccttttacaacatcaaaaattaaattggaaaaagttgatgtttccataagcatgcatggaAACTGTTCAATGGCAACAGTgtttatctgtaaacaatacacacacaaatctgttatgtacatgtacacagatgcACACATtcattcctacgggcttgagggttcagtcaaacgtgtttcgtacgacaaacgtccgtacgtacggcacacgtcggggtaactgccgctttaggACCGTTAcattgagttatcgagctctgactcacgatcaaatctcattcctcgtgttccaatgaaacgtgatccagatacgggtAGAGCTTTAACATgcaaaccctgcaaaaattgttggattatgtgttccattttcttcatgttggactACCCTTCAAAagacgcgagtactctataaataatgtaaggaatactcctttgggagtataggactgctccaaatctaatctgaattcatacaaaaaatgtgctcaaattaacattgcgatgtcctaggagaggagtaggtgatcccactctcgctttgtttgtgagtattccatacagtacatacgtgagagtactttccaaggtactttcactgtagtactccatggagcacccacagaggatcatatgccaaagtactaaagaggaattgtgtcggaaagaattatcgaagtgaatttaatttaaaatgaaagtaaatgaagaggggcaatacaacttttatattttatactacgaatattcttatattatttagcatttgcgtgaataaagaaactaatataatacgcatacgtgaataaagaaactaatataatatgtatacataaaaccagtgcgctgttgcattttatcagagttgccaaagcaaaattttattatcagttatttgcatgcaatattttacgtttggcaactctgttcgatcgtgatcgtgtcgtgatcactgtcgttaaaaaacgagcaatgatcggctgatggtggtccgcaaacgcattgcaaaggagtattgttagagtactacaacatgaagaaaatggaacatgtaatccaacaatttttgcagggtactctaacaatactcctttgcaatgcgtttgcggaccaccatcagccgatcattgctcgttttttaacgaccgtgatcacgacacgatgacgatcgaacagagttgccaaaagtaaaatattgcatacaaataactgataataaaattttactatggcaactctgataaaatgcgcactggttttatgtatacataccatagtatagagaaatattagtttctttattcacgcaaatgctaaataacataagaatattcgtggtataaaatataaaagttgtattgcccctcttcatttactttcattttaaattaaattcacttcgacaATTCTTTCCAACACAAtccctctttagtactttggcatatgatcctctgtgggtgctccatggagtacaacagtgaaagtactttggaaagtactctcacgtatgtactctatggaatactcacaaacaaagcgagagtgggatcacctactcctctcctaggacatcgcaatgttaattggagcacatttttggtatgaatacagattagatttggagcagtcctatactcccaaaggagtattccttacattatttatagagtactcgcgttttttgaagggaataCAACAATTGTCGTCTTTccgtgagttttacagctccggctcacgctcaattctcacgggaatgctctggctcattgagagacttgagaagcagatgtcgtgaaattttcgcacacttgaaatgttataggcagatgacgccgctgtttttcatttaactcatacggcgaaaggctaagcagcgacatctatttttgaaaaagtacgtatattaaaggccgcgttgccaacctaaaaagaagtaattaacaaattatctggctcacaaattgaaccagacttctatctggatttatctggctcaaatcgttgttgttgcatttacatgcaaaattatttatctggctcaggattttgccaccggatgatagatAATGTGGCCCAAATGGGTAattttttacgacagcatgaAGGGCACATTACTGATACttggcatagacttgacttgaatggagaactgtcacttacagttctgttaaatgaacattgcatgttactgattactcaaaacttaacttgacttagaagtctgttgaattttgattttctatgtaagttctaagtgacgtttacattttgagatgccattagtttgattccatttcattttgacattttgtcatacaaattgacatttatttaaaaataaatttcaacgctgattatgatgccagattttatgcgccaagtggagtataatcgtggctaagttgccaagtcaagtcaagtctatgctaagtatcagtaatggggcctttaaCTTGacagaagtctgttgaattttgattttctatgtaagttctaagtgacgtttacattttgagatgccatttgtttgtttccatttcattttgacatttcttcatacaaattgatatttatttaaaaataaatttcaaagcggattatgatgccagattgtatacgctaagtggagtataatcgtgggtAAGTGTATAATCGTGGCAAGttgtcaagtcaagtctatgctaagtatcagtaatgggggcttggCACTGCCAAtgcgcgtcaaaaaatatcgagaggggtgtcaaaGCGTcatgacatcagtattaataatccgaaggaggaaaataaaaattgtaactcgTTCAAAACTGAAATAAGACCCGCATTGGAACTATCTGAATCAACTTTATAAGAGCTGTCAGCATTAATATAAAACATCAGTTTTCTTGAcaatagaattattaacatttatatAGTTTCGCATGTAAACAAATTATctattttccttacattttcttcaagttgtttactctttccgtgtttttgttttatataattttatttttttcatttcactggtataggaattgtcaaaaggagatggaaaacgcaaaatgtaaccaacacattgacaataagTTACTgccgtgatggtaaatttttgataaaaaaatattgtcacatcactttaagttattttttttagtaaatacaTGCATTTAGCccattattttcccacaacacacaggAATTGCAAAGTTTTGTGTTCTCTCCATTCCATTTCGTTGAACCAGTTGTGTTTAAGCCTTTAATTTGACATTTGACGTTTCATAGCGagctaaattaatttattttttctcctATTCGTTTAATGTTATTCGTAAATTTTGTCATACGTATTATGTAGGCAAAAtgaatggtaatagtctagttgaggggtcgactgctaatacgctaccaaaaatatcgagagagctgtcaaaagacgcgtattaatctcgagaacaataatccgatggcggaaaaggaaaattttatctctgtccggagatatttgcagttgaagttggcgatttccatgtggttgttgttgtgttagtacccccaaaaaaaattgtgcatcaccgtggcggtagccacggttatacgacacacccggacttggcatggcgtagcccagggttattttttataagcgcggccgaaggccgccaacgtagaaaggtgttctgcgcaaaaatactatggatccgacccccggtttcggaggtacccgcgggtctttttcggtttttcgttaatatcttttgaacgcgttaaaatttttattttccgccttcggattattaatactgatgtcaagacgcgtcgtttgacacctctcccgatattttttgacgcgtattagcagtcgacccctcaactagactattaccaaatgaaTAAATAAGAGTAATAAAATTACTAGGCCcattgaaataaagtaaaataaacaacaataaaaatagtACATCCCGTAACAATGGAAGAAAAGTTGGAAGCCGCACCTTCTGCACTGACGGTACGTCATCAACATTAAACCAGAAtgtctttgtttatttttacatttcTCTATGCCAAAATAGAAGAGCCCCATTGAGGCCTTGACTAGGGAAGAGCTGTTACAAAAATACAAGGGACTATTAGGAATCGCGAAAAAAGCCAAACTAGCCAAAGATGGTGAGTACAAAGGACACAATGGCAATATCGCCTTTTGTAAATGTAAGAAAatcattgctttttttttatacatagaaTTAGTGGAGGAGAATCGTAGATTGAAAGAGTCCATATTGCAAAGCGAAACACAAAAAGATGCGGACAAGCAGGCACTTTTAACAATGAAGGAGACTTTGGAGCAGTTCACAAAACAAAAACTTAAACTAACAAATGAGTTTAGTGATCTACAAAAAAAGAATAAAGTAGACGGAGAAGCTCTTACTAAGTTGCGCATTGAAAATGAGTCTTTGGAACGACAGTTGAATAGAGTTAATAACGATAATGAGACGCTTTTAAAAGACATAGACCGTATGGAGGATCAGCTAAAACAGGTTAGTTGGTTTTATTGTGTATTTTTGATACATGCTTTAAAACATGTATACATTTTGTGACACTAAAGGTCAATATTTTGGGCTTGGAACAAAAGAAACATTTGTCATTGCTTGAACTTGAAGTAAATAAACTTAGAGAGGTCGAAAGTTTGAACAATGCACTGCAGGGCACAGTATCTATAATGCAAGAGGAAAATAATGCGCTCAAGGAACAAGAAAATTACGCAAAACAATCTCTAGAAGAGCTAACACGAAAATATAGTCGCGTAAGGCAGATAAACACAGAACAGCGTCAAAAGTTCAATACTTTGAAAGAACGCTTCGTTGAAGTACATCGGAAGCTTGAAAATCTTAAAGAATGTAAACGAGTACTCTTGGAAACACAACACGAATATGCTGAAGCAATATCAAAATGGCAAAAGGAAATAGTAAATGCCTCAAAATTGATATTTATCCAAATGAATGCACTGGAAAAGGAGAATAAAGATTTGCGACAACGCATACAAACCAAAACAGCCACTGCAGAAGAAAATAGTTTACCAAACGTCAATGTAAGCGCAGTCGAAAAAAGGCTGCAAGAGATCCTAGAACTCACCAAAAAAGTGCGTTACGATTTGCAAGAAAAGGATACTTTACTAGCTGCAGCACTGCACCAAAACGAAGAATTACAAAAGCGTATTcttattttgaataaaaaaacggGAAATACTGAATCAAAACATTTGAACCAAGAGTTGTCAGAATTAGGAAAACAGTTAGATGCAACTGAAACGCGCTTAAGTGGAGGAGAGTCAGATCAATATAAGCAACATGCTGAATATAAGGAATTAATGCAACATTTGAAAGCATTAGAAATGGAGAGGGATAGCTTAAAGCAACGTTGCAAGTTTGTAGAAGAACTGCAAAGAGACAAAGAGTGTTTGAAAAATGAAATCGAAAATCTTTTGTTGAAACTCAAAGATTTCAAGCAAGTCCGCGAAGATTTGCAGAATGCAGGTGATGTCATAAAAATGTTAGAGCAAGATAAGATAGCATTGCTAGAACTAATTCGCAAGCATGAATGTGAACAGCAACATATTGAAGAGAATAATAAAACAACAGCAGACAATTATGCGGAACTACAAAACCGTTATAAGCAAATGGAGCAAGAACATTCCGATTTATTATGTGAAATGCGTGAATTAAACGAAGCACTGAAAGGACGTGGTGACATGATATCACGTCAACAAGAAAAGCAACAAGAGCTTATGAATGAATTGCGCAAAACGAatgcaaaattaaaacaaatcgaTGACGTACTCTTACAAAAAGATGCTGCTATAGCAGAAAAGGAAGCAAAAGTACTTGAAATTACGCATGAAATCGATATAACGCGCCAAAAAACTCGTCAACTTGAATTTGTTAGCACACAAAGTGAGGAACAGTTGCGCATATTAAATGAAGAATTGCAAACATTACGTTCCAATTTAGGAACCGGCGCGGTTGCCGATACGCAAAGTGACATATTGTCGACATCAACAATTTCGCGTGCAGAAGAAATGACGCGCATGCGTGAAGTTGACGATAGTTTTGAGGAGAAGTACAATAAATTACGCAGTCTCGCTGTTAAACTGAAGAAAAAACTACACGAACAAACAGCCCAAATGAGTGAAGTGGGACAGCAACAAACGGTGCATGTTTCACTCAATGCGGAGTTGGGGGAATTGCGCAAACAACACAGCCATTTGCAAAAATTAAATAGCGAACAACAACAACTTATTGATGCATTAAAATTGGAAAATCAAAAACTAAAAGCAATGCGTAAGCAAGCAAATGTACTTAATTTAGAAATTGAAGCTACTGAGAAGTCACTCAATGATGCAACAACCAAATTAGCTGTAAGAACGAATGAATTGGAAAAAGCGAATGAGCAAATAATTAGCAAAGAACATACTATAACACAATTGCGTAAAGAGATTACAATTGTAGAGTCAGCAAAAGAAGCCGAGGTATGCCATGCAAAAGAACTTAAATATCAAGTGGATCTTTTGCAAAAACAATTGCAGGATACATTGCATGCCAAGCAAGGagcaactgagtataacaaacagCTGGAAGAGGAACAAGAACGTCTGAAACAAGAA contains:
- the GCC185 gene encoding GRIP and coiled-coil domain-containing protein 2 isoform X1, producing the protein MEEKLEAAPSALTKSPIEALTREELLQKYKGLLGIAKKAKLAKDELVEENRRLKESILQSETQKDADKQALLTMKETLEQFTKQKLKLTNEFSDLQKKNKVDGEALTKLRIENESLERQLNRVNNDNETLLKDIDRMEDQLKQVNILGLEQKKHLSLLELEVNKLREVESLNNALQGTVSIMQEENNALKEQENYAKQSLEELTRKYSRVRQINTEQRQKFNTLKERFVEVHRKLENLKECKRVLLETQHEYAEAISKWQKEIVNASKLIFIQMNALEKENKDLRQRIQTKTATAEENSLPNVNVSAVEKRLQEILELTKKVRYDLQEKDTLLAAALHQNEELQKRILILNKKTGNTESKHLNQELSELGKQLDATETRLSGGESDQYKQHAEYKELMQHLKALEMERDSLKQRCKFVEELQRDKECLKNEIENLLLKLKDFKQVREDLQNAGDVIKMLEQDKIALLELIRKHECEQQHIEENNKTTADNYAELQNRYKQMEQEHSDLLCEMRELNEALKGRGDMISRQQEKQQELMNELRKTNAKLKQIDDVLLQKDAAIAEKEAKVLEITHEIDITRQKTRQLEFVSTQSEEQLRILNEELQTLRSNLGTGAVADTQSDILSTSTISRAEEMTRMREVDDSFEEKYNKLRSLAVKLKKKLHEQTAQMSEVGQQQTVHVSLNAELGELRKQHSHLQKLNSEQQQLIDALKLENQKLKAMRKQANVLNLEIEATEKSLNDATTKLAVRTNELEKANEQIISKEHTITQLRKEITIVESAKEAEVCHAKELKYQVDLLQKQLQDTLHAKQGATEYNKQLEEEQERLKQEREELGSAVSQCAAETAAVVRVAQQEKDEAVERLGHTEKDLRELQIKHDNVVSALENLRAEHSEYKQKAQAVLRKHQTTGITRDKALSEELIQLRTNEEKQREAIATQTKELATLQQHNADLYLDNETLQRRVEELETVIGELRQQNERLLHEQRNQLQAQQTASRSQRQQLEAQQECHKQQLLELEIKYQRQIEFLRSEKTDQTLVLPKRLPTTIGGATSVLPLSTNASLAHTNTCNNEHQMQSELLKLTEREDAEGSDEVTNTTTANAAAVGSVNQQVFRKISNSSSRSQHDFMPLEELLNAPMHEFQTDTITTSLSGNSFGGLIASVNSTEDSLHVELNVTRDLLTKQESRVRHLTALLAENEQDLAKLTQMNDMLKEELRRQERAVEREKHMHNAEYLKNVVLKFLTLTSSDERVRLVPVLNTILKLSRNEIEMLNCVAKGQKLPTESQARGWGSFLPIFGGGGNTN
- the GCC185 gene encoding GRIP and coiled-coil domain-containing protein 2 isoform X2; the protein is MEEKLEAAPSALTSPIEALTREELLQKYKGLLGIAKKAKLAKDELVEENRRLKESILQSETQKDADKQALLTMKETLEQFTKQKLKLTNEFSDLQKKNKVDGEALTKLRIENESLERQLNRVNNDNETLLKDIDRMEDQLKQVNILGLEQKKHLSLLELEVNKLREVESLNNALQGTVSIMQEENNALKEQENYAKQSLEELTRKYSRVRQINTEQRQKFNTLKERFVEVHRKLENLKECKRVLLETQHEYAEAISKWQKEIVNASKLIFIQMNALEKENKDLRQRIQTKTATAEENSLPNVNVSAVEKRLQEILELTKKVRYDLQEKDTLLAAALHQNEELQKRILILNKKTGNTESKHLNQELSELGKQLDATETRLSGGESDQYKQHAEYKELMQHLKALEMERDSLKQRCKFVEELQRDKECLKNEIENLLLKLKDFKQVREDLQNAGDVIKMLEQDKIALLELIRKHECEQQHIEENNKTTADNYAELQNRYKQMEQEHSDLLCEMRELNEALKGRGDMISRQQEKQQELMNELRKTNAKLKQIDDVLLQKDAAIAEKEAKVLEITHEIDITRQKTRQLEFVSTQSEEQLRILNEELQTLRSNLGTGAVADTQSDILSTSTISRAEEMTRMREVDDSFEEKYNKLRSLAVKLKKKLHEQTAQMSEVGQQQTVHVSLNAELGELRKQHSHLQKLNSEQQQLIDALKLENQKLKAMRKQANVLNLEIEATEKSLNDATTKLAVRTNELEKANEQIISKEHTITQLRKEITIVESAKEAEVCHAKELKYQVDLLQKQLQDTLHAKQGATEYNKQLEEEQERLKQEREELGSAVSQCAAETAAVVRVAQQEKDEAVERLGHTEKDLRELQIKHDNVVSALENLRAEHSEYKQKAQAVLRKHQTTGITRDKALSEELIQLRTNEEKQREAIATQTKELATLQQHNADLYLDNETLQRRVEELETVIGELRQQNERLLHEQRNQLQAQQTASRSQRQQLEAQQECHKQQLLELEIKYQRQIEFLRSEKTDQTLVLPKRLPTTIGGATSVLPLSTNASLAHTNTCNNEHQMQSELLKLTEREDAEGSDEVTNTTTANAAAVGSVNQQVFRKISNSSSRSQHDFMPLEELLNAPMHEFQTDTITTSLSGNSFGGLIASVNSTEDSLHVELNVTRDLLTKQESRVRHLTALLAENEQDLAKLTQMNDMLKEELRRQERAVEREKHMHNAEYLKNVVLKFLTLTSSDERVRLVPVLNTILKLSRNEIEMLNCVAKGQKLPTESQARGWGSFLPIFGGGGNTN
- the GCC185 gene encoding GRIP and coiled-coil domain-containing protein 2 isoform X3, whose translation is MEEKLEAAPSALTKSPIEALTREELLQKYKGLLGIAKKAKLAKDELVEENRRLKESILQSETQKDADKQALLTMKETLEQFTKQKLKLTNEFSDLQKKNKVDGEALTKLRIENESLERQLNRVNNDNETLLKDIDRMEDQLKQVNILGLEQKKHLSLLELEVNKLREVESLNNALQGTVSIMQEENNALKEQENYAKQSLEELTRKYSRVRQINTEQRQKFNTLKERFVEVHRKLENLKECKRVLLETQHEYAEAISKWQKEIVNASKLIFIQMNALEKENKDLRQRIQTKTATAEENSLPNVNVSAVEKRLQEILELTKKVRYDLQEKDTLLAAALHQNEELQKRILILNKKTGNTESKHLNQELSELGKQLDATETRLSGGESDQYKQHAEYKELMQHLKALEMERDSLKQRCKFVEELQRDKECLKNEIENLLLKLKDFKQVREDLQNAGDVIKMLEQDKIALLELIRKHECEQQHIEENNKTTADNYAELQNRYKQMEQEHSDLLCEMRELNEALKGRGDMISRQQEKQQELMNELRKTNAKLKQIDDVLLQKDAAIAEKEAKVLEITHEIDITRQKTRQLEFVSTQSEEQLRILNEELQTLRSNLGTGAVADTQSDILSTSTISRAEEMTRMREVDDSFEEKYNKLRSLAVKLKKKLHEQTAQMSEVGQQQTVHVSLNAELGELRKQHSHLQKLNSEQQQLIDALKLENQKLKAMRKQANVLNLEIEATEKSLNDATTKLAVRTNELEKANEQIISKEHTITQLRKEITIVESAKEAEVCHAKELKYQVDLLQKQLQDTLHAKQGATEYNKQLEEEQERLKQEREELGSAVSQCAAETAAVVRVAQQEKDEAVERLGHTEKDLRELQIKHDNVVSALENLRAEHSEYKQKAQAVLRKHQTTGITRDKALSEELIQLRTNEEKQREAIATQTKELATLQQHNADLYLDNETLQRRVEELETVIGELRQQNERLLHEQRNQLQAQQTASRSQRQQLEAQQECHKQQLLELEIKYQRQIEFLRSEKTDQTLVLPKRLPTTIGGATSVLPLSTNASLAHTNTCNNEHQMQSELLKLTEREDAEGSDEVTNTTTANAAAVGSVNQQVFRKISNSSSRSQHDFMPLEELLNAPMHEFQTDTITTSLSGNSFGGLIASVNSTEDSLHVELNVTRDLLTKQESRVRHLTALLAENEQDLAKLTQMNDMLKEELRRQERAVEREKHMHNAEYLKNVVLKVLGSVIDVDGLLLATDPVRAGNKHH